Below is a genomic region from Leishmania mexicana MHOM/GT/2001/U1103 complete genome, chromosome 20.
TAAACATGCGTTACTACGAGGTGTGCCTACtagagagaaaaaaaaacacatAAACAGCCAAGACCAACGAGAGAAACCCAACATCCTTGTTAGACGGCGACAAGAAGGCACGCGTGTTGTGGCGTGCTGACGGGAGCGGGGGTATCGGGGTTGGGGTGATGGAGAATAGAAGCCGAGACGTCAACAGCGACAGAGACACGCTTGATTGGCAGCAGAATTCCTTCcgctttctcctcccccctccctctcgatCTGGCAACGCCTACTTCACCTGCCGCGACCGCAGATGCCAGCGAGAACAAGGAGCGCCGCGTGCGTCGGGGTACGTCGACTGGTAAAAGggactgcggctgctgcggcaagCAAGCAAAGGAGTGACGCgcgcaaaaagaaaaaacaagtacgcgcacacagccgTACCTTCAGACACGGCTGTCAGCTGCGCCCTGTGGTCGCAATGCGCGTCACTGCGGGAGGAGACGGGGAGTTCATCAAACCCCGAGACAAATCCACGGAAAGGCATGCTGCACTTAAACGCCACTCTTGAGCTCCTCGGCGTCGTAGAGGGAAAGGGTGTCGAGGTActtgcgcagcacctctgtCTCGATGTTGTCCTCCCAGGTCGTCTTGGACAAACGCGGAGGCGGGATGGTGGTGTAATCGACCTCGCCCGACGCCTGCATCTCCTTCTCGCGGCCAACGGCCTCGTTTACGTACGATCCCTGCACATCCACGGCAAAACCCTCCACAATGGAGCGATCCACCATCACCTTCGGCACCAGCGTGTAGCCAACAAATTGCTTGTTGTCCTTCACAACCTGCTCCGCAACCCCCTTTGCCTTTTCCACCAGGGCCCGGTCCTGCTCCTTACCAGGGGCGACGTAGATCTTGGCCGTCACGCGTTTCGTCTTGGCGTTGACGTAGGTCTCGTACACCTCCGCCACATCCGGGAGCAGGTCTAGCATGCCGTTGCTCTGCATCCACTCGAGCGTGAAGGTCGTCGGGGCGGAGAGCGACTTGAACTCCTTCACCTCACTCACCACCACGGTGCGCTGCCAGAAGACAGGCAACTTCgggatggcggcagcgatggtCTGGAAGTCCTTCAGAATGGCGTCAAAGTTGCCCTTCGGCTCCACCGCCTTGTACAGGAACTTGGCGAACGTGACAGAGTCGCTGGGGACGATATTGACGGGGAACTGCGCGCGCTCAAAGTCGCTAGCGTAGAgcttcttcagctcctccgACGGGGTGTAGAAGCGTGCCGTCGTGACAaacggcacgcacacggagagacGGCGGAACATTACTTTTTATCGCTCTTAAAAGGGCAATCGGCAAGGCGAACACGCACAGCAATGTGGCGGGAGAGGGGCTGTAGAAGGAAGCGCAGGAACAAAGGGCAACTCTGTGCTGGAAAGACGATCACGATACAAACGCGAAGCTTCGTTCGGTGCTCTGATGCCGGGCCAAGACGTGGAAGGCGCTTAACAAGGCAAAGGCAGGTGAAGGGGGAGAACCGAAAAGGGTGGAGTAGAGGGTGGGAGAGGCAACACAACGAAGCTGATGCCAAAGGCAagcggaaggggaggagaagtcGAAAACATCATCGCATCGGCAACCTGGCGAGTGTAAGCACCTCCTacagagggagaaggcgtacATGACGCACATACATGTCAAAGCAAGCGGCATGCGAACGCGTCCCGTAGAGTAGCAGTCGGCACCTTGATGACAGACCGTCATTTGAGCTAGTCTTCAGTCcgctcctcccctcctctgcgtGGGGAAAGGGCTAACATTCGATGAGAGGGGTCTGTTCACGTCACTCACTCTTTTATTGTTGATTGCATGCTTCTCCTTTTGCGTACAGAGCAACAGTGCACCTATCACCACCAGCTTCCTAACCACCCCAACGCACCCCTCCGCAGGAAGAAGCAACGAGTGGCCGCGAAGCTGTCCGCCACCATGTTGGATGCACAGGCGCATGCCAAAGCCCTTTCTTCTCACCGTTATTTTTTGTTTCGCTACAGAACACGAGTTCCACTCCGCCCTACAGCCGCCCAGCCACAGGCACATCGCGTGGTGCCAAGCAGCGCTGGACACGCGGGCGTCACAGCACtctgcgccgactcggccACACGAGCAAGGCCTCTCCCCCAGCCTCTACCTCAGCCCACACACCCTCCcaggccgcctcacgggTCGCCCCCACTGTGCTGGTCGCCACCTGGCGCACCTCTCTTTCTCCGTCTGAGGGGGGAGGTAGCTCAGGCTCCCGtcacaccagtgggcagtgaGGCGGCCGAAGCAGGTACGTGCGAGCCACGCCGACACGCGTGCCTTATATCCTAGGCATGGCGCAAAGCGTGCTCACGGCCGCAGCtcgctccggcgcagcgccatccacgaccCCAAAGCCGCCATATCCGTAGCGCTGAATCGctctcacctcccccacGTCGTCGGGCACCCTCGAgcctgtcaccaccacatGTGGCCGTGCATTCGCAGGGATacaagggaggagggggaagggggcctGCAGGGCCTCCCCAACGATGAGGCACTGGACCCCGAGATGCCGCGCACTGAGGAGACCCCTGTGATAAGGGCATGCCACAACTCTCAAGCggacaagaagaaaaagtgcaacagacacacacacggacccTGGACTACAGAAGGAGATACAAAAATATATAAAAgaaggaaaacgaagaaCAAAACGACAACGGCCACAGCCAACGCACCATCTGCATCCTAataggggaggagggggagaaggaggggggaggggctaAGCAAGGCAGAGTGTCGGAGGAAAGGTTGGGTGGTAAGCAGTGTCTGTCAGATCTCcgaggcgaaggcgagagagcgaaTGGTAAGGATTGGAGGAAAACGAGAAGGGCGCGAAGGCGCGAAACGCGCGCAAGCACAAAGCACACTCAGTATACAGCATATCCACTCAAcccggcacacacgcccctccaCTCTGCGCTCATAGCGGACAACTTCCTTTCGCAAGACACTGTTGCACGTGTTCGCTTAGGAAAAAAGATCTTTCAGCTGCGTGCCTCTACCGGCGGACTGCGGCGCGGCAAAGATTGGCGCTGGAGCTGTTTGGCTTCCGCTTCCCATACCGTTTCCAAACAAGTCCTCGATGGCACTCGCTGTGTTTGGCGGTGATGCTGGCGCCTGCGACCCTGACGCGGCCTGAAAGGCTGGCGAGGAGGCCTCGACGGTGGAAGGCGAGGCGCTGAACAGGTCACCAAAAGGATCTGCATGCTGaccgccgttgctgccacTCGCCACTGGGTGAGGCGCCCCGGTCCCATCGCCTGAGAACTCAAATATATCGTACTCTGCCCCTGCAGCGTCGGGCGCTGGTGCCACATCCTGAGTTTCCATCGACTCTGCCGGTTGCAGCTCCACCACACCGTCGTCTTCtgtgtcgtcctcgtccagTTCCACTTCGGTCAGCCCGTAGGGAGGGAGAAACGACTGGTACGGGCGAGCGAACACAATGGCGGCAGTGTTGAGGGACTTCTTTAGGTCCGCCATGGTCATGGCATCGCTGAAGGTGTGGTCGATGTTCACAGGCACCATTTGCCCATGTACCACCTTTTTCATCTGCTCCACAGTGATACCCTTGGAGAGCAGACGCCAGTAGGCAAAGGCGCGGTCACGCAgatcggcgtcgtcgctgtgcgTCGTCACGATTTCCAGCACGCGATTCAGCTGCGGCTCCATCGTCTTCGGGTCTCGTAGAAACATCTTCACCGCCGCGCTCAGGATTgcgagctgcacgcgctgctcgtgctccATAATGGTGTCGATAAAGCGCTGAATAATGTCCTTGCCGTTTTCGATAAAGTCGCAGTACTCGCCCAGCatccacagcagcgacaccttcgcctcctcctctacgACCTCGTCAGCGCCGTAGTCGGTCACTAATGCATCCAACATGAGTAGTTCTGGGTACTTGCGCACAATATCCTTTGCGGCTGTCACCACATGAGGCAGCAGCTCTGGCCGCCGATCCACTAGCTGCATGAGAAGGTTTGCGCAGTCAGGCGCCATGGAATCTACCTTGATGGCGAGCGAGGCGATGGCATGCACCACCTCGACTACAAACACCATGTCCACCCCCGAGGCGTACTCGGCGAACTCCTTGACGATCTCTGGCGCCACGGACGGCGTGGCAAGCTTCAacaggaggcgcagcttcTCCAACTTAACGAACGGTGGGTCACTGTAGCGCACGTAGAAGGCATCTAGGTTGGCGCGCAGCAGATTCGGAAAGATAACCAGCAGTGCGTGAATATTCTTGCAGACAATGTACTGTGTCTCAGCATCGCGCTTCGCCAGCGTTAGGAGGGCGGTGTTGACGCGCACAGTGCAGCGCTCAATCAGCTCCTGCGAGCACCGACTCGCCAGGTTGGCAACTACCTTGATcgcccccatcaccaccgccgggTTCTGGTGGCTCATCCGCGGCAGAACGCGTGTCAGCAGAGTCTCGGCGCTCTCCTTGTCGCTAGGACGCTGGGCCGCCAGTAGGTCAAGGATGTACTGTTGCCCCCATTCATTGCACTCTGGCAGGTGGTAGACAAGTCGATTCACCCATTCGTTGCTACTCTCAATCTTCTCGCTGCCGTAGTCGTTCACCTCGCACAC
It encodes:
- a CDS encoding putative beta-adaptin codes for the protein MENFLRKARERIQRKLEDTKTGSKYFAQTRRGETAELQNDLNGTDSYRKKAAVKRIIANMTMGRDVSYLFVDVVKLTPSTDLELKKLVYLYVLSTARLQPEKALLAVNTFLQDTTSSSPVVRALAVRTMMCIRVSSVLEYTLEPLRRAVADPDPYVRKTAAMGLGKLFHNDMNLFYQQDFKKDLVELLNDNNPIVASNAAAIVCEVNDYGSEKIESSNEWVNRLVYHLPECNEWGQQYILDLLAAQRPSDKESAETLLTRVLPRMSHQNPAVVMGAIKVVANLASRCSQELIERCTVRVNTALLTLAKRDAETQYIVCKNIHALLVIFPNLLRANLDAFYVRYSDPPFVKLEKLRLLLKLATPSVAPEIVKEFAEYASGVDMVFVVEVVHAIASLAIKVDSMAPDCANLLMQLVDRRPELLPHVVTAAKDIVRKYPELLMLDALVTDYGADEVVEEEAKVSLLWMLGEYCDFIENGKDIIQRFIDTIMEHEQRVQLAILSAAVKMFLRDPKTMEPQLNRVLEIVTTHSDDADLRDRAFAYWRLLSKGITVEQMKKVVHGQMVPVNIDHTFSDAMTMADLKKSLNTAAIVFARPYQSFLPPYGLTEVELDEDDTEDDGVVELQPAESMETQDVAPAPDAAGAEYDIFEFSGDGTGAPHPVASGSNGGQHADPFGDLFSASPSTVEASSPAFQAASGSQAPASPPNTASAIEDLFGNGMGSGSQTAPAPIFAAPQSAGRGTQLKDLFS